The Alcaligenes faecalis sequence ACGGTTTATAGCCTGATGTTCCCCATTCTGGGCCCCGATAGCCGCCGGAAAGCCGAGGATATCTGGTGCGCACAGAACCCAGCTAAAACCTTGAGTGAGTGGATGGGGGATGGGGTCCGGCCCGAGAAAGCCTCGTGTGAGCATCCCTTGGATCAGATACAGGCTGCTGGGCAGAAGCTGCGCATTCGAGCCACACCAGCGATTTATTTTGCCGATGGCAGTCGTGTGGATGGTTGGTTACCCGCTGCCCAGTTGCAGTCGCGCTTGGACGCTGCTGCCCAGTAAGTATTCTGGCTGGTCTTGAGCTAGAGCAACCCGCTTTCGAGCGGGTTTTTTATGCCCGTGTGTTATGAAAACTATAATTATTTGCTCTGTGGGTATTTTAAAAAAACAGTATTGGAAAATAATCCTGATCACTTTCAGAGGGTAAGACGGGCATTGTTTTGAAGACAAAAAATTTCAAAAGCCACATTTGACCATTCTTTACTTTGTGCTCTGTACCCTAGAAGTGATAATTCCAACTATTGATAAAAAATAGTATTGTCGGCCTGCGCTTGGTTCATCGCTGCACTGACAATAATTAAATAGTAGGCGCTTATGGAACATGCACGCTGCGTGTTGATCGTTTTGGAAGAAGGCGAGGGCTTGCATTACTGGCAGGAGCAATTGCGGGTTTTCGGTACCAAGACAAGCGTTGTCAGATCCTTGGAGCAGGTAGCCGAGGCACGCCTGAGTCAGGCTGATTTGTTGCTGTTCCCCGTCGAGGCGGGCTACGTGCCGTTAATGGTGGCCAAATTGCGCAATGACTTCGGCTCTTTGGGCGTTGTGGCCGTTCAGTCCGGTTTGTCTGCCAGTGCGCGAGTACAACTGTTGCTGACGGGGGCAGATGCCTGTCTGGCTTTGGATGTGCAAGCTCCCGAGCTGATGGCCTGGTGTCATGCTGTGCGCCGCCGGAATGTTTATGCGGCTGTGGATGCCTCCCAGGCCGCGCACGAGACTCAGGATCATAGCGGGCAGCAGGAATGGGTCTTGCGAGACAAGGGCTGGACGCTGGTGGCTCCCAATGGTGTCGGCCTGGAGCTGACGCATAGCGAGCGTCAATTAATGGATGCATTTATACGGCATGCCGATGCCCGTTTCAGCCGTGAAGACCTGATGCGCGACAAGGGATTGGCTGCCAGCGACAGCCGTGCCGTGGATTCTTTGATCAGCCGTTTGCGCCGCAAGGCCAGCCAGGCGGGTGTGGCCTTGCCGATCAAGTCGGTGCATGGCTGGGGCTATACCTTTACGGGTAAATTAACCGCCCAGCAAGAGCCGCAAGATACCGAAATTATGGAGTTTTACGCCCCGCGAATCGAGCAAGAAGCGGCCCAGCCTACGCAGATGGAGCTGCTGCGTGCCTTGGAAACGCTGGATGTGCTCGATCTCCAGGCCAGCGAAGCACTGTCTTTTTCTTATCAGTTGCGTGTGTCCACGAGTACGGGTCAGTACAGTGGTGTGGATGCTCAGGTGTTCTGGACAGCGCCTACCGGCCTGCGTTTGTCCTCGGATCTGGTGCTGCGTCATATGCCGGACTTGATTCGCCGCCAGGCTTTGTGTGAATGGATGCTGCGCACCTTGATGGCCGATGTGCGTCGTTGGTGGCAGGAGTATTCGCTGCGTGCCAGCCATATTGGCCTGAAACTGCCTGTCGATATGCTGCTTCCCATCTATAAGCACATGCCTGCTATGTTGCGTCAGTTTGAATTGCAGCCTTGCTGCGTGGAGCTGGATTTGTTCAGCGACGAGGAGCTGGAAGAAACGCCGGAACTGTTCCAGGCCCTGCAGTTCCTGAAGGAGCAGGACTTTCAGGTCTGGCTGACGAGTACTGATATTGAAAACAACAGGCTCAACCGTTTGCGCGGCTGGCCGATCCGTGGCGTTAAGCTGGAGGCGGAGGTCATTCAGCGCGCATGCCGTGAGCCCACGTTCAAGGCTTTGCTGGAGACCGGATGCCATTTGCTGAGCGAGCAAGGTTTTGAGGTTGTCATTAAAGGTGTAGATAACCTGGAGCAGCGTGATCTGGCTTTGGGGCTGGAGTTGGGGCATTATCAGGGCCGTTTGACCTCGGAGCTAATGTCCGAAGACGGTTTCTTGCTGACGCTAGCCAGCAGTGAGCCTTCTTTTGCCCAAGGTCACGAAGCCTCCCGACGCTTGAGCGGGAGTGTTTTGTAAGCTGCCTTAGTATTAATTATCTCTATGTGTAACTTTGCTTAAGTATTTTAAGCCCGAGGCCGTTACCCAGCTTGTTCGATGGGGCCCCCTGGCAGGCCGACCGCTTTGACACGGTCGGCTTTTGCATACCTGGGACCTGTCTTTTCAGCGTTGCTCGGGGAATATGATGCGTTTGGGTTTGAAACAGAAATTGTGGTTACCATTGATCTTGGGCTTGACGGCTTTGGCGGCGGTTTTTGCGTTTGTGAACTATCAGCTCTATCAGGCACAGATGCAAGAGCGAAAAAGTAGTTTGCAGCATATCGTCAATATTGCCGTAAACATTACGCAGGACTACCAGCAACTGGTCAGCAAAGGCGTCCTTAGCAAGGACGAGGCGCAAAAACAGGCACTGCAACGCATCGGCAGTATCCGCTTTGGACAGGAAGGTTACGTGTCGGTGTTATCCACTGACGTCGTGTCCATTATGAACCCCACCCGACCGGATCTCGATGGTCAGGACGTCAGCGCCGTGGTCGATAGTAATGGCGTACACCCTTTTGCCGAAATGAGCCGTATTGCTCGTGATGATGGCGAAGGGTTTCTGGAGTACCACTGGCCCAAACTTACCGACAAGAGTAATGCTCCCAAACTGGCCTATGGTAAAGGGGTGGCCCAGTGGGACTGGGTGCTGACCTCGGGTGTGTATATCGACAATATCAAGGCCAGTTTTCAGAGCAACCTGCTGAGCTCCTCGGTGGTGTTTTTGTTGATTATTGTGTTGGTGTCGGCAGTTACCGTGTTTCTTGCGCGGCAGATTCTTGCTGAGCTGGGTGCTGAACCCACCGTTTTGCATGGCGCTGCCCAAGCCATTGCTGATGGTGACTTGCGGGTTGCTCATTCTCTGCGTTCGATTCCAGACAATAGCGTGATGGCGTCCCTCGAGCAGATGCGTTTGAAGTTGAATGACGTTATGCACACCTTGCAGCACAGCAGCGCAGTGATTGCAGACGATACCTCGCAACTGTCCGTGGGCAATCTGGAGCTGTCCAGTCGCACCACTCAACAGGCTGCGGCCTTGCAGGAAACAGCGTCGGCCATGGAAGAGATGACGGGCACAGTGCGCATGAGCGAAGAAAATGCCATGCGAGCCGAGGAGGTCTCCAGCCAAGTGCAGAAAACCGCTCAGCATGGTGGTCAGATGGTCAGTGAGCTGGTGGATCGCATGGATGCGATTCGTGACTCCAGCAGCAAGGTGGCAGACATTACGACGGTGATTAACTCGATTGCTTTCCAGACCAATATTCTGGCCTTGAATGCGGCTGTGGAAGCAGCACGGGCCGGTGAGCAAGGTCGAGGCTTTGCAGTGGTAGCCGGTGAAGTGCGTGCCTTGGCGCAGCGCACCACGGCCTCTGCTCAGGAGATTGCTCAATTGGTGGAGGCGTCTTCCGACAGTACTCGGGAAGGGGCGAAGTTGATGGGACAGGTGGGCGAGGTGATCGACGAGATGGTCACTGGCAGTTCGCAAGTGATGACGATTGTGCATGAGATTGCCGCTTCTACCCGTGAGCAAACGATTGGTATCGAGCAAATTAATGTGGCCGTTGGGCAGTTGGATTCAGCCACCCAACAAAACGCGGAGATGGTGAATCAGGTGGCACACACCTCCAGCGAGTTGCAGGACCAGGTGCAAGAGCTGGATCGTTTGATTCAGGCTTTCCGCCTGGAGTGATAAATGGCGATATCTCGCATTAGCCAAGGGGGCGCTGATTATTTTTGATCGTATACTGCTTCTTGGTACTGGGATTGTCCTGCGGCAAACCGGCGTTTAGGAGGATGTATGTTGCGCGCACCTGTTGTTGCTGTATTGATGGTGGGAATGTTTGGGTCGGCTTGGGCGGCTACGCTGCCCTCAGCGCAGGGTGAGGTTCAGGCGCACGAACATCATGAACGCATACTGAGTTTGCAGCACAATGATCTGGTGCAAGGCAGTTGGCAGCACAGTGGTGATGTGGCGCTGGAATTGTTCGGCCCGGATGGCCAGGCGATTCGTCACTGGGCGGATGAGCCGGGACGGGATGGTTCTTTTGGTTTTATTGCCAGTACAGCAGGCGAGTATCGTTTGCGTGTGCTGGGGCAGGGTGAGTATCAGTGGCAGGTGAAATCCGTCACAGCGCCGCAAACGCCCGTTCAGGCCGAGCCTTTGCAAGGTGATGTGATCCGCCAGTGGAGCATGCGTTTGCGGGCGGGTGAGTCGTCTCGCGGTTTCTGGGACTATGTGCAACGTGTAGGTTCACCTTTGGTGGAACGCTACAGCAATACGCATGATCGCGTCACGTTTGTCTGGCGCGGTGCCCGAAACGAGGTTCGTCTGCATGGTGGGCCCTTCTCGTATAGCGATCGTATGCATCGCTTGGGTGAGTCTGATATCTGGTATATCACCTACGATTTGCCGCGTGATGCCCGCTTTGCCTATCGCATGGCACCGGATGTGCCTTATGTAGGCCAGAATCTGGCACGTGAAGTGTTGCGTGCGGCCTTGCAGCGGGACCCGCTTAATTCCAGGGCGCTGCCGGAGAACAGCAAGGATCTGTTCGATGGCGAGTCGGTCTTGCGTTTGACGCAGGCACCGGCCCAGGTGGTGAGTCTGGAGTCGCAACAGTTGGGACAGGGGCAATGGCGTACGGAACGCCTGCCCAGCGAGGCTTTGGGTGTGGAGCGGCAGGTGCAGATTTATCAGCCTGCTGGCACTCGAGCCCAGGACATTGATCACACCTTGATTTTGTTTGATGGCCGTGACTATCGGGATTTGGCGCGCGCGCCCGCCATGCTGGATTCCTTGATTGCGCAGGGGCGCGTGGAGCCTATGTGGTTAGTCCTGGTGGACAACCCGGGCATGGCGGAGCGGGCACGGGAGTTGCCGCCGAATGAGGCTTATATCCAGTTTCTGGACACGGAGCTGATGCCTTGGTTGCAGGCCCAAGGGGTGCAGTCGGCAGCGGACAAGACGGCGATTGGCGGTTCCAGCTATGGGGGTTTGGCGGCCATGCATGCGGCTTGGCGTTTGCCGCAGTGGTTTGGCAATGTTTTGAGTATGTCCGGCTCGTTTTGGTGGGCTCCCGCTGGCCAGGCGCGTGGGCAGTGGCTGACGCGGCAGATGGCGGATTCGCCTGCTGTGCCGGTGAAGATTTATATGAGCGCCGGGGTGTTTGAGTCCTCAGGCTCCAGCCGGGATGTCAGCCTGGTGCAGGCTAATCGCCATTTGGATGATGTGCTGCGGGCCCGGGGGTATGACGTGCGTTACGTGGAAAGTGCGACGGCGCATGATTTCGTGGCGTGGAGGGATGCGTTGGCGCTGGGGCTGGAGCATTTGTTTGGGGTTGAACATGAAGAGGCTCCGGCTGAGCGGAAGAGGTAGCTGCAGTTGGGCTTATAGGCGGTGAGGTACGGGCTACAGACGGGCTCAGGAGTCTGGACCGGGGGGCTGTTCGAGTCGGGGCAGGCTCCGGCTGGGCTGAGCACTTGCTGGTGCTGCGCACCGGTGCCCTGGTCAAGAGAGAGCGACGGGCGCATCCTGAACTCGCCGGGTACTTGGTCCCCCGTACATGGACGCCCCTGTTTTGCCAAGCACTCACTTCATGTTGGACAGTGGGTCGAGATTGCACCCGTACATTCGGACTTGATTGCCGCGTCAGCGGCGGTCCCTGATGGGTTTTGCTGGTTGGTGCCTCAATCGGACCAGCGCACTGCGTTGTGCCTGGGGGACATCGGGTTTAACCAACCACGGTCTGACCTATCTTGCCATCATGTCGTGCTTGCCTGAGCAATCGGGGGAAGGGTTAATAGTGGTTTTTAAAGGGGAGCTCAGTTCAGCCTGACTATGAGCCGTCAGGCGTATAGTCAGGCTGGAAGGTTCGTTGATTGGCCAGTAACGCCCAGACGATACGGGCATTTTTGTTGGCTAATGCAACCGCCGCTACGTTGGTGTGAGATCGCTGCAAGAGTCGTTGTAGCCAACCGGTGGGCTCTGCGGCTTGCCGCGCACGATAGATTACCGCTCGAGCGCCATGAATTAACAAGGTACGCAGATATTGATCTCCTCGTTTGCTGATTCCCAGGAGCACGGACTTGCCACCACTGGAGTGCTGCTTGGGCACTAAGCCTAGCCACGCGGCTAACTGTCGGCCATTGGTGAAGTTTTTGGCATCGCCGATCGTGGCAACCAAGGCACTGGCGGTGATCGGGCCAATGCCCGCAATTTTCTCAAGTCGGCAGCTCGCTTCATTGGCCTTATGCCAGGCTTTAATCTGCCGCTCCAACTCATGGACCTGTTTATCCAGTTCTTTTAAGTGATCCAGGAGCCGGAGTATGAGTAATCGAAATGAGCCTGTCAGCTCCTGATTCGCCTGCTCGAGTAGCGCAGGGACACGTGTATGCAGGTGAGAGATTCCCTGTGGGACGATCAGCCCGAACTCAGCCAGCAATCCGCGGATCTGATTGGCCTGTGCGGTCCGTGCCCGTACGAACCCTTGTCGAGCCCGGTGCAAGGCCAAGACGGACTGTTGTTCGATATTTTTGATCGGTACAAACCGCATGTTAGGCCGAGCCACTGCCTCGCAGATGGCTTCGGCATCAGCAGCATCGTTCTTGTTGGTTTTAACGTAGGGTTTAACAAACTGAGGGGCAATCAAGCGTACGGTATGTCCGAACGATTCTAATTTACGGGCCCAATGATGCGCACTGCCACATGCTTCCATGCCAATAAGGCAGACCGGTAAGGTAGCGAAGAACGTGGCCATCTGGTCGCGTTTGAGCTGTTTTCTTAATACGGTTTGGCCTTGTTCATCAACGCCGTGCAGTTGAAAAACGTGCTTTGCCAGATCGATACCCAGTGTCGTAATCTTCATGATGGACGCCTCGCTCGGTTCAAGTGGTTGGTGCTACGCCCACTTTGGCACATAGGATGCCGGTGCGGGTAGGGGCGTCCATCCCATTGGACCAAGTACAAGCGCCNGCGGGACTCCATGAGTGTACGGCGTTTGCTGCGTGCGGCGCCGGCTGTCCCGGATCACACCCCGACCAATCGCGTGTATGAGCTCTTTCAAAGCCGTCCTGATGTGAGCGCGGTGGCTTTGTTGCGGGGCGACAGGCCGACGGGGATCTTGCGTCGTAGTCAGCTTTACGATCAGTTGGCACGTCCTTATCACCGCGAGCTGTATGGCAACAAGCCATGTTCCTTGTTTATTGAAACGCCGCCATTGATTGTGGACTGTGATACCAGTTTGCTGGAGCTGGGCACCTTGATGACGCAGGGTGAGGGCGAGGCATTGAGCGATGGGTTCATCATTACGGGGGCGGATGAGTATTTGGGCTTGGGCTCCAGTGTGGAACTGATGCGTGAAATTACGCAGATTCAGATCATGACGGCCCGCTATGCCAACCCACTGACGCAATTGCCGGGCAATGTGCCTATTGATGAGCATATTGAGGGCCTGCTGCGTAATCGTCAGAGCTTTGCCGTATGTTACGCAGACCTGGACCATTTCAAACCCTATAACGACTTGTACGGTTATCGCAAAGGAGATGAGTTACTGCGTTCTATGGCAGAGCTCTTTACTCGATATGCCGTTGCTCGCATGGATTTTGTCGGCCATGTGGGGGGAGATGACTTTATTCTGGTGTTTACCAGCCCGGACTGGGCTGTGCGCTGCCAAGGTATTTTGGACGAGCTGGAGAAAGAACTGGAGTCCTTGTATCGAATGGAGCACCGGCAAGCAGGCGGTTACTTGGCTGAAAACCGCCAGGGCGTGCTGGTGTTTCACCCGCTTGTGAGCCTGTCTTTAGGTGTTGTGACGGTTGATGAGCCCGATTTGTATTCGGGCTCTTTAATTGCAGAGCTGGCGACCTCCGCCAAGGCGCAGGCCAAACGCGTGCAGGGCAACGCCTTGTTTGTGGAGCGTCGGCGACCAGACAATACATTGCAGCAGGGCTGTTACAGTCGCGCTACGATGTTGCAGTAGATGAGGCAGCAAGGGTTTGCCGCGGCCCTGCCTGTTGGCGGGCCGGATACCGTACTTAAGCTTGTTCTGCCAAAGCGATTTGAGCACGCATGTCGCGAATGACCTGAGCATAGTCAGGCTGGCCAAAAATAGCCGAACCGGCCACAAAGGTATCGGCACCGGCAGCACGAATGGCGCCGATATTGTCCACTTTCACGCCACCATCAATTTGCAGCAGAATGGGCTGGCCGCCTTCTGCGGTCCAGGCATCAATGCGGGCGCGGGCCTGACGCAGCTTGTCCATGGCACTGGGAATGAAGGCCTGGCCACCAAAGCCGGGGTTCACGGACATCAGCAAGACCAGGTCCAGCTTGTCCATCAAGTGATCCATCCAGTTCAGCGGGGTGGCCGGGTTGAATACCAGGCCGGCCTTACAGCCGTGGTCACGGATCAGCGATAGGGTGCGATCCACGTGGCGCGAGGCTTCGGGGTGAAAACTGATGTAATCGGCACCGGCTTTGGCAAATTCGGGGATCAGTGCGTCTACGGGTTCCACCATCAGGTGTACGTCGATGGGGGCGGTGGTGTGGGGGCGCAGCGCGGCACAGACCATGGGACCGAAAGTCAGGTTCGGTACAAAGTGGTTGTCCATGATGTCGCAATGAACCCAGTCGGCGCCGGCGGCAATGACATTGCGGACTTCTTCTCCCAGGCGGGCGAAGTCAGCCGATAAAATACTGGGAGCGATACGTGTGGTGCTGGCTTGGGACATAATAGGTGCCGTAAAGATTAGACATCACGAAAATCGTGGCCGTATGTCATCATTATAGTTTCAAGCGGGGGGCTGTGCAGCGCCCCGTATTTGTACAGCCGTAACCTGGAATCCATCATGAAGCCTGACGATATTGAGGTGCAAATCACGCCCCAGTACCTGCCTGAGCAATCCGAACCCGAGAGCAATCAATACGTTTTTGCCTATACCGTACGGATTACCAACAATGGACAGCAGACGGCCCAGATTATCAGTCGTCACTGGATCATTACAGACGACAATCAGCAGGTTCAGGAAGTGCGTGGCCTGGGCGTTGTGGGCCAACAGCCGGTGCTGGCTCCAGGCGAGACCTTTGAGTACACCAGTGGCTGTCCCCTGAATACACCGTTTGGCACCATGCGTGGCAGCTATCAATGTGTGGGTGAAAATGGTGTGCCTTTTGAGGTTCTCATTCAGGAGTTCATCCTTTCCTCCCCCCGTACCTTGCACTAAGGGCCAAACCCAGCCATGAAGTTAATTTATTGCGTGCCAGCCGTACTGCTGGCATTAAGCGCCTGTTCAAGCACGCCTGTGGATCAGGGCTCTTCGTCAACGGCTCCGGGCACCGCAGACAGTGGTTCTGATATCGCCTTGCAGCCTTTGCAGGTGCCGTCCTTGTCGGCTCTGCCGGACACCCCGGCGCGAACACTGGCGGGGCGCTACCAGGCGGTGAACTGGTCCACCTTGCCGGGTTGGCAGGCAGATTCGTTGGATCACGTCTGGAAAGGCTTTATCAATAATTGCAAAGGCTTGATGCGCCCGGTCAGCGGCTCGCTGGCCATGCCTGCGCGTGCCAATCCCCGTGCCTGGCAACCCGTGTGTCAGGCAGCGGCGTCGGCAGGTCTGAATGCCGACACCACAGACACAGCCGCTGTGCGTGATTTCCTGCAGCAGCAACTACAGCCCTGGCGTTTGCTGACTGGCGATGGCAAGGTGGCTCAGAATACGGTCACGGGTTATTACGAGCCGTTGCTCAAGGCCTCGCGTACACGTAGCTCCAGCTATCAATGGCCGCTTTTCGCTGCACCGGATGATTTGTTGACGATTGATCTGGGTAGCTTGTATCCCGAGCTGGCTGGCAAGCGTATTCGCGGCAAGCAAGTGGGTAAACGCATTGTGCCTTACGACACACGCGAGCAGATTGTCTCCAGGCAGGATCGGCAGCCGCCCGTGATCGTGTATGCAGAAGATCCGGTAGAGGGCTTTTTCTTGCAGATCCAAGGCTCGGGTCGTGCGGTCTTGCCCGATGGCAGCGCCGTGCGACTGGCTTATGCCGATCATAACGGTCGTCCCTATGCGTCGGTGGGCCAATGGTTGGCCAAGCAAGGTGAGATGCCTTTGGCGCAAACCTCCATGCAAAACATCAAAGCCTGGGCCAAGCGCAACCCGCATCGCGTTCAGGAAATGATGAATGTCAATACGGCCATGGTGTTCTTCCGTGAAGAGGCTATTGTGGACCCGGAACTGGGGCCTAAAGGCGCCTATGGCATTCCCTTGATTGGTCTACGCTCCGTTGCCGTTGACCCTACTTATGTGCCGTTGGGCACACCGGTGTACCTGGCCACTTCGCAGCCTGCCACTAAGCAGCCTTTGCAGCGGCTGGTCTTTGCCCAGGACACGGGGGCGGCCATCAAGGGACCGGCACGTACCGACTTGTACTGGGGAACGGGAGATCAGGCTGGTGCGCAGGCCGGGCGCATGAAGCAGCAAGGTCAAATGTGGCTGTTGTGGCCACGTCAGGCAGGAGCACCGAGCGCACGATGAGCAAAGAACGGATTGTGGTGTGTGGCGGGGCCTTGGCCGGGATGGCCAGTGCCCTGGGTTTACGCAAGGCGGGGTTTGATGTCAGCATCTTGTCGCCCGCTTACAAGCCTATGGCGCTGGCGGCGGGACAATATCACCCCCGTGTCTATGCCGTCTCAGTTGCCAGCCAGAACTTTCTGGCGCAGTTGGGTGCCTGGAACTTGATGTCGACCCAGCGTATTTCGCCGGTGCAAGCCATGGAAGTCCATGGTGATGGCGGTGCTTGCCTGAATTTGCATGCCTGGCAGGATGCGCAGGATTATTTGGCCTGGATCGTTGAATCCGGCCAGATGGAGCAGGCACTGTATCAGGCGCTGCAAGTGTTTGGTGTGCCCTGGATTGAAGACCGCTTTGAGCGTCTGGAAGGCCATACCATCGTTACCGCCGGGCAAAAGCGTATCAGTGCCGATTTGTTTGTGGGTGCCGATGGTGCTCGGTCTGGCCTGCGCTCTGCTGCCGGTATTGAGCATCAGGGGCGTGAGTATGGGGACGCTGGTTTGGTGGCTCACTTCAACGTAGAGCGATCGCACCAGCAAGTCGCCCTGCAGTGGTTTACCGGCGATTCGATTCTGGCCCTGTTGCCTATACCGGATGTGGATGGCAAAGCGCAAGTTTCCATGGTCTGGTCCGTGCCGCAAGCACAGGCAGACAAGGTACTGGCTATGCCTTCAG is a genomic window containing:
- the apaG gene encoding Co2+/Mg2+ efflux protein ApaG, with the translated sequence MKPDDIEVQITPQYLPEQSEPESNQYVFAYTVRITNNGQQTAQIISRHWIITDDNQQVQEVRGLGVVGQQPVLAPGETFEYTSGCPLNTPFGTMRGSYQCVGENGVPFEVLIQEFILSSPRTLH
- a CDS encoding methyl-accepting chemotaxis protein yields the protein MMRLGLKQKLWLPLILGLTALAAVFAFVNYQLYQAQMQERKSSLQHIVNIAVNITQDYQQLVSKGVLSKDEAQKQALQRIGSIRFGQEGYVSVLSTDVVSIMNPTRPDLDGQDVSAVVDSNGVHPFAEMSRIARDDGEGFLEYHWPKLTDKSNAPKLAYGKGVAQWDWVLTSGVYIDNIKASFQSNLLSSSVVFLLIIVLVSAVTVFLARQILAELGAEPTVLHGAAQAIADGDLRVAHSLRSIPDNSVMASLEQMRLKLNDVMHTLQHSSAVIADDTSQLSVGNLELSSRTTQQAAALQETASAMEEMTGTVRMSEENAMRAEEVSSQVQKTAQHGGQMVSELVDRMDAIRDSSSKVADITTVINSIAFQTNILALNAAVEAARAGEQGRGFAVVAGEVRALAQRTTASAQEIAQLVEASSDSTREGAKLMGQVGEVIDEMVTGSSQVMTIVHEIAASTREQTIGIEQINVAVGQLDSATQQNAEMVNQVAHTSSELQDQVQELDRLIQAFRLE
- the rpe gene encoding ribulose-phosphate 3-epimerase codes for the protein MSQASTTRIAPSILSADFARLGEEVRNVIAAGADWVHCDIMDNHFVPNLTFGPMVCAALRPHTTAPIDVHLMVEPVDALIPEFAKAGADYISFHPEASRHVDRTLSLIRDHGCKAGLVFNPATPLNWMDHLMDKLDLVLLMSVNPGFGGQAFIPSAMDKLRQARARIDAWTAEGGQPILLQIDGGVKVDNIGAIRAAGADTFVAGSAIFGQPDYAQVIRDMRAQIALAEQA
- a CDS encoding murein transglycosylase A produces the protein MKLIYCVPAVLLALSACSSTPVDQGSSSTAPGTADSGSDIALQPLQVPSLSALPDTPARTLAGRYQAVNWSTLPGWQADSLDHVWKGFINNCKGLMRPVSGSLAMPARANPRAWQPVCQAAASAGLNADTTDTAAVRDFLQQQLQPWRLLTGDGKVAQNTVTGYYEPLLKASRTRSSSYQWPLFAAPDDLLTIDLGSLYPELAGKRIRGKQVGKRIVPYDTREQIVSRQDRQPPVIVYAEDPVEGFFLQIQGSGRAVLPDGSAVRLAYADHNGRPYASVGQWLAKQGEMPLAQTSMQNIKAWAKRNPHRVQEMMNVNTAMVFFREEAIVDPELGPKGAYGIPLIGLRSVAVDPTYVPLGTPVYLATSQPATKQPLQRLVFAQDTGAAIKGPARTDLYWGTGDQAGAQAGRMKQQGQMWLLWPRQAGAPSAR
- a CDS encoding FAD-dependent monooxygenase, which gives rise to MSKERIVVCGGALAGMASALGLRKAGFDVSILSPAYKPMALAAGQYHPRVYAVSVASQNFLAQLGAWNLMSTQRISPVQAMEVHGDGGACLNLHAWQDAQDYLAWIVESGQMEQALYQALQVFGVPWIEDRFERLEGHTIVTAGQKRISADLFVGADGARSGLRSAAGIEHQGREYGDAGLVAHFNVERSHQQVALQWFTGDSILALLPIPDVDGKAQVSMVWSVPQAQADKVLAMPSDEQAQYLQNSVFSLSNGRLGQLSLRSPVYGFPLTFERSGLVSPGVALVGDAAHRVHPLAGQGLNLGLGDIEALIKVLSERGPHYSVGDMRVLNRYKRARAEPIAAMRAATDGLYRLFAAPGAPASMLRNAGMQVVDRLPWVKRRLIAHAAGIKPGALLF
- a CDS encoding EAL domain-containing protein translates to MEHARCVLIVLEEGEGLHYWQEQLRVFGTKTSVVRSLEQVAEARLSQADLLLFPVEAGYVPLMVAKLRNDFGSLGVVAVQSGLSASARVQLLLTGADACLALDVQAPELMAWCHAVRRRNVYAAVDASQAAHETQDHSGQQEWVLRDKGWTLVAPNGVGLELTHSERQLMDAFIRHADARFSREDLMRDKGLAASDSRAVDSLISRLRRKASQAGVALPIKSVHGWGYTFTGKLTAQQEPQDTEIMEFYAPRIEQEAAQPTQMELLRALETLDVLDLQASEALSFSYQLRVSTSTGQYSGVDAQVFWTAPTGLRLSSDLVLRHMPDLIRRQALCEWMLRTLMADVRRWWQEYSLRASHIGLKLPVDMLLPIYKHMPAMLRQFELQPCCVELDLFSDEELEETPELFQALQFLKEQDFQVWLTSTDIENNRLNRLRGWPIRGVKLEAEVIQRACREPTFKALLETGCHLLSEQGFEVVIKGVDNLEQRDLALGLELGHYQGRLTSELMSEDGFLLTLASSEPSFAQGHEASRRLSGSVL
- a CDS encoding alpha/beta hydrolase-fold protein — its product is MLRAPVVAVLMVGMFGSAWAATLPSAQGEVQAHEHHERILSLQHNDLVQGSWQHSGDVALELFGPDGQAIRHWADEPGRDGSFGFIASTAGEYRLRVLGQGEYQWQVKSVTAPQTPVQAEPLQGDVIRQWSMRLRAGESSRGFWDYVQRVGSPLVERYSNTHDRVTFVWRGARNEVRLHGGPFSYSDRMHRLGESDIWYITYDLPRDARFAYRMAPDVPYVGQNLAREVLRAALQRDPLNSRALPENSKDLFDGESVLRLTQAPAQVVSLESQQLGQGQWRTERLPSEALGVERQVQIYQPAGTRAQDIDHTLILFDGRDYRDLARAPAMLDSLIAQGRVEPMWLVLVDNPGMAERARELPPNEAYIQFLDTELMPWLQAQGVQSAADKTAIGGSSYGGLAAMHAAWRLPQWFGNVLSMSGSFWWAPAGQARGQWLTRQMADSPAVPVKIYMSAGVFESSGSSRDVSLVQANRHLDDVLRARGYDVRYVESATAHDFVAWRDALALGLEHLFGVEHEEAPAERKR
- a CDS encoding GGDEF domain-containing protein, which produces MSVRRLLRAAPAVPDHTPTNRVYELFQSRPDVSAVALLRGDRPTGILRRSQLYDQLARPYHRELYGNKPCSLFIETPPLIVDCDTSLLELGTLMTQGEGEALSDGFIITGADEYLGLGSSVELMREITQIQIMTARYANPLTQLPGNVPIDEHIEGLLRNRQSFAVCYADLDHFKPYNDLYGYRKGDELLRSMAELFTRYAVARMDFVGHVGGDDFILVFTSPDWAVRCQGILDELEKELESLYRMEHRQAGGYLAENRQGVLVFHPLVSLSLGVVTVDEPDLYSGSLIAELATSAKAQAKRVQGNALFVERRRPDNTLQQGCYSRATMLQ
- a CDS encoding IS110 family transposase, whose amino-acid sequence is MKITTLGIDLAKHVFQLHGVDEQGQTVLRKQLKRDQMATFFATLPVCLIGMEACGSAHHWARKLESFGHTVRLIAPQFVKPYVKTNKNDAADAEAICEAVARPNMRFVPIKNIEQQSVLALHRARQGFVRARTAQANQIRGLLAEFGLIVPQGISHLHTRVPALLEQANQELTGSFRLLILRLLDHLKELDKQVHELERQIKAWHKANEASCRLEKIAGIGPITASALVATIGDAKNFTNGRQLAAWLGLVPKQHSSGGKSVLLGISKRGDQYLRTLLIHGARAVIYRARQAAEPTGWLQRLLQRSHTNVAAVALANKNARIVWALLANQRTFQPDYTPDGS